The Syntrophales bacterium region GCTCTGATGACGTGTCACGCGGACAGGAAACCAAAATTCGGTGTGTTATACGGATCAATCTAATTATTGTTAGATATGAAAAATAATATTTGAGGGGTAAAATTATGGGACTAAACCCTTACGGCAGAAAAATCAGTCAGATTTTCAACAACGTTCAATACGATGTTGACTTTTATCAACGAGAATACAAATGGACAGACGAGGGTGATAAAGATTACAAACCCGTTTCTTCTTTACTCAAAGACATATTTTACCGTTTTGATTTGGAAAAATATAAGCCTAACCAAGAGATTAATCAAGAGAGCACCGACAAACTTGAATGGTATTACCTCAACACCTTTATGACAAATCTAATTAAAGGAAGAAAGTATATCGTAGATGGACAACAAAGATTGACAACATTAACTTTAATTTCAATAGGGCTTTATCATTTAAGCATCAAACATAAATTGGCTGACTATCTTAGCGACTCACTTAAAAGTTCAATTGTAGATACCGTTCTTGTCAAGCGGGAAATTTATCAAACGCCGGTGGAAGTCTGTTTTCAAAGAGCGTGTTGCTTGCTTCTGTAGCTTTCGACCGGGTTACCCACAGCCAAGTCCCACCCGCCCGCCATGCTCCGCGAAAGGGCCGCGGGCGGGTGGGACTTGGCTATGGATAACCCTTCGCTCACGGGGTATGGGCACAAAAATAAAAAAAATCCGCCCCGAAGTGTTTCTTAACTTATCGAA contains the following coding sequences:
- a CDS encoding DUF262 domain-containing protein, encoding MGLNPYGRKISQIFNNVQYDVDFYQREYKWTDEGDKDYKPVSSLLKDIFYRFDLEKYKPNQEINQESTDKLEWYYLNTFMTNLIKGRKYIVDGQQRLTTLTLISIGLYHLSIKHKLADYLSDSLKSSIVDTVLVKREIYQTPVEVCFQRACCLLL